One part of the Rutidosis leptorrhynchoides isolate AG116_Rl617_1_P2 chromosome 1, CSIRO_AGI_Rlap_v1, whole genome shotgun sequence genome encodes these proteins:
- the LOC139878525 gene encoding uncharacterized protein isoform X2, producing the protein MDESKPDESSDKGNEAPKVLEVKTVKHNKETHGLRDDIDANTPIGDVKGPNVFERVKEEFEAIVDAIHQRKEDKNPDSPSTVERDDVTPTGSKHEKQSSLTDHMGSPSKVVHHKETHGRGEDIDADIPINEFKGPSIFHRAKEEIEALVDTIQSKKESDNETPSPKKEGGFRASVKQKLHKIRNRD; encoded by the exons ATGGATGAATCGAAACCTGATGAATCCTCAG ATAAGGGCAATGAAGCACCTAAAGTGCTGGAGGTGAAGACTGTGAAACATAACAAGGAAACGCATGGATTGCGCGATGATATCGATGCGAATACTCCAATTGGTGATGTGAAAGGTCCAAATGTTTTCGAAAGAGTAAAAGAGGAATTTGAAGCCATAGTGGACGCCATTCATCAGCGTAAAGAAGATAAAAATCCAGATTCACCTTCAACTGTTGAAAG GGATGATGTTACACCTACAGGATCTAAACATGAGAAACAAAGTTCACTTACGG ACCATATGGGAAGTCCTAGTAAAGTTGTTCACCATAAAGAGACGCATGGGAGGGGCGAGGATATTGATGCAGATATCCCGATCAATGAATTCAAAGGCCCGAGCATCTTTCATCGGGCTAAAGAAGAGATTGAAGCCCTTGTTGACACAATTCAGTCAAAGAAAGAATCCGATAATGAGACTCCGTCGCCAAAGAAAGAGGGTGGATTTCGAGCTTCAGTTAAACAAAAGCTACATAAGATTCGTAATCGTGATTGA
- the LOC139878525 gene encoding uncharacterized protein isoform X1: MDESKPDESSDKGNEAPKVLEVKTVKHNKETHGLRDDIDANTPIGDVKGPNVFERVKEEFEAIVDAIHQRKEDKNPDSPSTVERDDVTPTGSKHEKQSSLTEDHMGSPSKVVHHKETHGRGEDIDADIPINEFKGPSIFHRAKEEIEALVDTIQSKKESDNETPSPKKEGGFRASVKQKLHKIRNRD; encoded by the exons ATGGATGAATCGAAACCTGATGAATCCTCAG ATAAGGGCAATGAAGCACCTAAAGTGCTGGAGGTGAAGACTGTGAAACATAACAAGGAAACGCATGGATTGCGCGATGATATCGATGCGAATACTCCAATTGGTGATGTGAAAGGTCCAAATGTTTTCGAAAGAGTAAAAGAGGAATTTGAAGCCATAGTGGACGCCATTCATCAGCGTAAAGAAGATAAAAATCCAGATTCACCTTCAACTGTTGAAAG GGATGATGTTACACCTACAGGATCTAAACATGAGAAACAAAGTTCACTTACGG AAGACCATATGGGAAGTCCTAGTAAAGTTGTTCACCATAAAGAGACGCATGGGAGGGGCGAGGATATTGATGCAGATATCCCGATCAATGAATTCAAAGGCCCGAGCATCTTTCATCGGGCTAAAGAAGAGATTGAAGCCCTTGTTGACACAATTCAGTCAAAGAAAGAATCCGATAATGAGACTCCGTCGCCAAAGAAAGAGGGTGGATTTCGAGCTTCAGTTAAACAAAAGCTACATAAGATTCGTAATCGTGATTGA
- the LOC139878552 gene encoding vacuolar protein sorting-associated protein 2 homolog 1-like, with protein MWFLFGKKKNNTSAVILQEKQAQIDNSIKELEKERQSLQDTEKKLIENIKRRAEEGQMGTAKNMAREVVRIRQQIKKYDKVESKLQDVLLRIQNPNDKE; from the exons ATGTGGTTCCTTTTCGGCAAGAAGAAAAACAACACATCTGCAG TGATACTGCAAGAAAAGCAGGCACAGATTGATAACTCCATCAAAGAATTAGAGAAGGAGAGGCAAAGTTTGCAGGACACGGAGAAGAAACTGATTGAAAATATCAAGAGACGAGCTGAAGAAGGGCAAATG GGAACTGCAAAAAATATGGCACGAGAGGTAGTCAGGATACGACAACAGATCAAGAAATATGACAAGGTTGAATCTAAACTGCAGGATGTGTTACTTAGGATTCAG AATCCGAATGACAAAGAGTGA